In Actinobacillus indolicus, a single genomic region encodes these proteins:
- the nqrF gene encoding NADH:ubiquinone reductase (Na(+)-transporting) subunit F has translation MDNFIFGIVVFTALVLVLAVLILVAKSKLVDSGDITISINDDPEKAITLPAGGKLLGALASKGIFVSSACGGGGSCGQCIVKVKSGGGEILPTELSHITKREAKEGYRLACQVNVKSSMDVELPEEIFGVKKWECTVISNDNKATFIKELKLQIPEGEEVPFRAGGYIQIEAPAHTVRYEDYKPLIDEEYHEDWNKFNLWRYVSKVDEPIIRAYSMASYPEEKGIIMLNVRIATPPPNNPDVPPGQMSSYIWSLKPGDKVTISGPFGEFFAKDTDAEMVFIGGGAGMAPMRSHIFDQLKRLKSKRKMTFWYGARSKREMFYVEDFDGLQAENDNFKWYVALSDPQPGDNWDGYTGFIHNVLYENYLKDHEAPEDCEYYMCGPPIMNASVIKMLKDLGVEDENILLDDFGG, from the coding sequence ATGGATAATTTTATTTTCGGTATCGTGGTATTTACTGCCCTTGTATTAGTGCTTGCAGTACTTATCCTTGTGGCTAAATCAAAATTAGTCGATTCAGGCGACATCACCATTTCTATCAATGATGATCCAGAAAAAGCAATTACTTTGCCAGCAGGTGGTAAATTACTTGGTGCGTTAGCAAGTAAAGGTATATTCGTTTCATCTGCGTGTGGCGGTGGTGGCTCTTGTGGTCAATGTATCGTTAAAGTAAAAAGTGGTGGTGGTGAAATTCTACCGACTGAACTTTCACACATTACTAAACGTGAAGCAAAAGAAGGCTATCGTTTAGCGTGTCAAGTCAACGTGAAAAGCTCAATGGATGTGGAATTACCAGAAGAGATCTTTGGTGTGAAAAAATGGGAATGTACCGTTATCTCTAACGATAACAAAGCAACCTTCATCAAAGAGCTTAAACTTCAAATTCCAGAAGGCGAAGAAGTGCCATTCCGTGCTGGTGGTTATATTCAAATCGAAGCGCCAGCTCACACCGTGAGATATGAAGATTACAAACCGTTAATCGACGAAGAATATCACGAAGACTGGAACAAATTTAACCTATGGCGTTATGTGTCTAAAGTGGACGAGCCAATTATCCGTGCGTACTCAATGGCTTCATACCCGGAAGAGAAAGGCATTATTATGCTTAACGTGCGTATTGCAACTCCGCCACCAAATAACCCAGATGTACCGCCAGGTCAAATGTCTTCATATATTTGGTCATTAAAACCAGGTGATAAAGTGACAATTTCTGGTCCATTTGGTGAGTTCTTCGCCAAAGATACTGATGCAGAAATGGTCTTCATCGGTGGTGGTGCAGGTATGGCGCCAATGCGTTCACACATTTTCGACCAATTAAAACGTCTAAAATCTAAACGTAAAATGACCTTCTGGTATGGTGCTCGTTCTAAACGTGAAATGTTCTATGTAGAAGATTTCGACGGCTTACAAGCAGAGAACGACAACTTCAAATGGTATGTGGCACTCTCTGACCCACAACCAGGCGATAACTGGGACGGTTACACAGGCTTTATTCACAACGTGCTTTATGAAAACTACTTAAAAGATCACGAAGCACCTGAAGATTGTGAATACTATATGTGTGGTCCACCGATTATGAATGCTTCTGTCATCAAGATGTTAAAAGATCTTGGCGTAGAAGATGAAAACATCTTATTAGATGATTTCGGTGGTTAA
- a CDS encoding FAD:protein FMN transferase, which yields MKIKTLLISCVTLCLSLMLSACNKEPQQISFEGKTMGTTYHIKYIDDGQIENLAKPEEVQQQLESVLKMVNNEMSTYQKNSQISEFNNFRQVDTPFPVSRDFALVVEEAIRLNKVTEGALDITVGPLVNLWGFGPDKRLNKEPTVEQINEKAKAVGINKIIATLENNGENSKGNLIKKDPELYVDLSSIAKGFGVDKLAEYLDQLGLQNYLVEIGGELRGKGNNLQGQPWRIAIEKPEFTPGTASQITVPLHNLGMATSGNYRNYFEDEQGNRLSHIIDPKTLRPISHNLASITVFSPSTMTADGLSTGLFVLGSEKALEIAERENLAIFLIIKKGQGYETKMSTAFEKLINQK from the coding sequence ATGAAAATCAAAACATTACTAATATCTTGTGTCACTTTATGTCTATCCTTAATGCTTTCCGCTTGTAATAAAGAGCCTCAGCAAATTTCCTTTGAAGGAAAAACAATGGGGACAACATACCACATCAAATATATTGATGATGGTCAAATTGAAAATCTAGCGAAGCCAGAAGAAGTTCAGCAGCAATTAGAGTCTGTTCTGAAAATGGTGAATAATGAGATGTCTACTTACCAAAAGAACTCACAAATATCTGAGTTTAATAATTTTCGCCAAGTAGATACGCCTTTTCCTGTATCAAGAGATTTTGCCCTTGTTGTGGAAGAGGCTATTCGTTTAAATAAAGTAACAGAAGGTGCTTTAGATATAACGGTTGGACCTCTTGTTAACCTTTGGGGATTTGGACCTGACAAACGTTTAAATAAAGAACCAACGGTGGAACAAATTAATGAAAAAGCAAAAGCCGTTGGTATTAATAAAATTATAGCCACTCTTGAGAATAATGGTGAAAATAGTAAGGGAAATTTAATCAAAAAAGATCCTGAACTTTATGTCGATCTCTCTTCTATTGCAAAAGGTTTTGGTGTAGATAAATTAGCCGAATATCTTGATCAACTTGGTTTACAAAACTATTTAGTCGAAATTGGTGGAGAATTAAGAGGTAAGGGAAATAATTTGCAAGGGCAACCTTGGCGGATTGCAATTGAAAAGCCAGAGTTTACCCCAGGAACCGCAAGTCAAATTACAGTTCCATTACATAACTTAGGAATGGCAACTTCAGGTAATTACCGTAATTATTTCGAAGATGAGCAAGGAAATCGCCTTTCTCACATTATTGATCCTAAAACCTTAAGACCAATTAGCCATAACTTGGCTTCTATTACAGTCTTTTCTCCATCTACAATGACAGCGGATGGTCTTTCAACAGGGCTATTTGTTCTTGGTTCTGAAAAAGCATTAGAAATTGCCGAGCGTGAAAATCTAGCAATTTTCTTAATTATCAAAAAAGGGCAAGGCTATGAGACGAAAATGTCTACGGCTTTTGAAAAATTAATTAATCAAAAATAG
- the nqrM gene encoding (Na+)-NQR maturation NqrM has protein sequence METILMTFGFFVAIIFMMSIGFIIKGKTIKGSCGGITALGMKKMCDCEEPCDNLQKKLDAGDEAAKAEYEQKFAKKEAQFYEVK, from the coding sequence ATGGAAACCATTTTAATGACATTTGGCTTTTTTGTAGCCATTATATTTATGATGTCAATTGGCTTTATTATCAAAGGTAAAACCATCAAAGGAAGTTGTGGTGGTATTACAGCTTTAGGCATGAAAAAAATGTGCGATTGCGAAGAACCATGCGACAATTTACAAAAGAAATTAGATGCGGGTGATGAAGCAGCAAAAGCAGAATATGAGCAAAAATTTGCAAAAAAAGAAGCTCAGTTTTACGAAGTGAAGTAA
- the mnmA gene encoding tRNA 2-thiouridine(34) synthase MnmA — protein sequence MISKTYQQHFPTLTDEQLAENAKKKVICGMSGGVDSSVSAFILQQQGYQVEGLFMKNWEEDDDTDYCTAAADLADAQAVCDKLGIKLHKINFAAEYWDNVFEHFLAEYKAGRTPNPDILCNKEIKFKAFLEYAAEDLGADFIATGHYVRRPPLDQQPKLLRGLDSNKDQSYFLYTLSEQQVAQSLFPVGDIEKPIVRAIAEDLGLVTAKKKDSTGICFIGERKFKDFLARYLPAQAGDIKTVDGQVIGRHDGLMYHTLGQRKGLGIGGVKGASENAWYVVEKDLVNNVLIVAQGQDNSALLSSGLIASQLHWVDRQPIREKLRCTVKTRYRQADILCEIQPLDDETIRVVFNEPQIAVTPGQSAVFYQGEVCLGGGIIEEQLK from the coding sequence ATGATTTCAAAAACTTACCAACAACATTTTCCCACACTTACCGATGAACAATTAGCCGAAAATGCAAAGAAAAAAGTGATCTGCGGAATGTCAGGGGGCGTAGATTCTTCGGTTTCTGCCTTTATTCTTCAACAGCAAGGCTACCAAGTGGAAGGCTTGTTTATGAAGAACTGGGAAGAAGACGACGATACGGATTACTGTACTGCGGCGGCAGATTTAGCTGATGCACAAGCTGTTTGTGATAAGTTGGGTATTAAACTGCATAAAATCAATTTTGCCGCAGAGTACTGGGATAACGTGTTTGAGCATTTCCTTGCAGAATATAAAGCTGGACGTACACCAAACCCTGATATTCTGTGTAACAAAGAGATCAAATTCAAAGCCTTTTTAGAATATGCTGCAGAGGATTTAGGGGCGGATTTTATTGCCACAGGGCATTATGTCCGTCGTCCACCGCTTGATCAACAGCCAAAATTATTGCGTGGACTGGATAGCAACAAAGATCAAAGTTATTTCCTCTACACCCTAAGTGAGCAACAGGTCGCACAAAGTCTTTTCCCTGTGGGGGATATTGAAAAACCGATTGTGAGAGCCATTGCGGAAGACTTAGGTTTAGTGACGGCGAAGAAAAAAGATTCAACAGGTATCTGTTTTATCGGCGAACGTAAATTCAAAGATTTCCTTGCTCGTTATTTACCTGCTCAAGCTGGAGATATTAAAACCGTCGATGGACAAGTGATTGGTCGTCACGATGGCTTAATGTACCACACCCTAGGGCAACGCAAAGGCTTAGGTATCGGTGGCGTAAAAGGGGCGAGTGAAAATGCGTGGTATGTAGTGGAAAAAGATCTGGTGAACAACGTGCTAATTGTCGCTCAAGGTCAGGATAATTCCGCTTTGCTTTCAAGCGGCCTCATTGCAAGCCAACTTCACTGGGTAGATCGCCAACCGATCCGTGAAAAACTACGTTGCACAGTAAAAACACGCTACCGCCAAGCGGATATTTTATGTGAAATCCAACCGCTTGATGACGAAACCATTCGAGTGGTTTTTAATGAACCTCAAATTGCTGTAACGCCTGGACAGTCCGCGGTATTTTATCAGGGCGAAGTTTGTTTAGGCGGTGGTATTATCGAAGAGCAGCTAAAATAA
- the pfkA gene encoding 6-phosphofructokinase, whose product MVKKIAVLTSGGDAPGMNAAIRGVVRAGLSEGFEVYGIQDGYYGLYHDRVIKLERRSVSEVINRGGTFLGSARFPEFKNPEVRAKCVETLKKYEIDALVVIGGDGSYMGAKLLTEEHGIACIGLPGTIDNDVAGTDYTIGFQTALETALEAIDRLRDTSTSHQRISIVEIMGRHCGDLTLSAALAGGCEYIIVPERGLDKESLMRNIEDGFNKGKRHAIIAITELMTDVHQLAKEIEARFGHETRATVLGHTQRGGAPCAFDRILASRMGVYAVELLKQGYGGRCVGIQNEKLVHHDIIDAITNMRRPFKEELFETSRKLF is encoded by the coding sequence ATGGTAAAAAAAATTGCTGTTTTAACCAGTGGTGGTGATGCACCAGGTATGAATGCCGCGATTCGTGGCGTAGTACGAGCAGGCTTAAGTGAAGGCTTTGAAGTTTATGGTATCCAAGATGGTTACTATGGCTTATATCACGATCGAGTAATTAAACTGGAACGCCGTTCTGTCTCTGAAGTGATCAACCGTGGCGGTACCTTCTTAGGTTCAGCTCGTTTCCCTGAATTTAAAAATCCAGAAGTCCGAGCAAAATGTGTTGAAACCTTGAAAAAGTATGAAATTGATGCTTTAGTTGTTATCGGTGGTGACGGCTCTTACATGGGTGCGAAATTACTTACTGAAGAACACGGTATTGCTTGTATCGGTTTACCAGGCACGATTGATAACGATGTAGCAGGCACAGATTACACTATTGGTTTCCAAACTGCGCTTGAAACAGCATTAGAAGCGATTGACCGTTTACGTGATACATCAACTTCTCACCAACGTATCTCAATTGTTGAAATCATGGGTCGCCACTGTGGTGATTTAACCTTAAGTGCGGCATTAGCGGGTGGTTGTGAATATATTATTGTTCCAGAGCGTGGTTTAGATAAAGAATCACTCATGCGTAACATTGAAGATGGATTCAATAAAGGTAAACGTCATGCCATTATTGCTATCACAGAATTAATGACCGATGTGCATCAACTAGCAAAAGAAATTGAAGCACGCTTTGGTCACGAAACCCGTGCAACGGTATTAGGTCACACACAACGTGGTGGTGCGCCTTGTGCATTTGACCGTATTTTAGCGTCTCGTATGGGTGTTTATGCCGTTGAATTATTAAAGCAAGGTTATGGTGGCCGTTGTGTCGGTATTCAAAACGAAAAACTCGTTCACCACGACATCATTGACGCTATTACCAATATGCGTCGTCCATTTAAAGAAGAACTTTTCGAAACATCTCGCAAATTGTTCTAA
- a CDS encoding aminotransferase class V-fold PLP-dependent enzyme, producing MINHEFRHQFPFFQENATWAYLDSAATTLKPQVLIDSTNHFYHSSGSVHRSQYDLIQTERYELARDLVAKRFNVESRDAVIWTSGTTHSLNLIAHGLAHTLNPDDEILVSIAEHHANFIPWQQLAMRTQAKFIVLPLNNEYQVDAKILTQHLSDKTKIVALNLVSNVTGVRQPVEQLIPLIRQHSSANIVLDVAQAVCSEQFDVQALGADFYAFSAHKMYGPTGVGVLMGKKASLAQLQPLFFGGKMLHTVDEHQLTLAELPYRLEAGTPNIAGIIAFDAVLEWLETWDFSELNQRLYQLATDTRKRLLSYKNVQIIAEHSQSPTVSFTIKDQHHADVATILTEQQIALRSGEHCAKPYLRYLAQTGTLRLSLAHYNTEQDLERFFKAFDFALDILEN from the coding sequence ATGATTAATCACGAATTTCGACACCAATTCCCTTTTTTCCAAGAAAATGCTACTTGGGCGTATTTAGATTCTGCCGCCACGACATTAAAACCCCAAGTATTGATTGATAGTACAAACCACTTTTATCACTCATCGGGCTCGGTACATCGTAGCCAATACGATCTTATTCAAACAGAACGTTATGAACTCGCACGAGATTTAGTTGCTAAACGTTTCAATGTTGAATCAAGGGATGCTGTCATTTGGACAAGTGGAACAACGCATTCATTAAACTTGATCGCTCATGGTTTAGCCCATACACTCAACCCAGATGATGAAATTCTGGTTTCTATTGCAGAACATCATGCAAATTTTATTCCTTGGCAACAGTTAGCCATGCGGACACAAGCCAAATTTATTGTGTTACCGCTAAACAATGAATATCAAGTTGATGCGAAAATACTAACTCAACATCTATCCGATAAAACAAAAATTGTCGCACTCAATTTAGTCTCTAATGTCACGGGTGTCCGTCAGCCTGTGGAACAATTAATTCCACTCATTCGCCAACATTCATCTGCCAATATCGTGTTAGATGTCGCTCAAGCAGTCTGCTCTGAACAGTTCGATGTACAAGCACTTGGTGCGGATTTCTATGCTTTTTCAGCTCATAAAATGTATGGACCAACAGGTGTAGGCGTTTTGATGGGAAAAAAAGCCAGCCTTGCACAACTTCAGCCGCTCTTTTTTGGTGGAAAGATGCTACACACCGTTGATGAGCATCAGCTTACTTTAGCTGAACTCCCCTACCGTTTAGAAGCTGGCACACCCAATATTGCAGGTATCATTGCGTTTGACGCGGTTTTGGAATGGCTAGAAACATGGGATTTTTCTGAATTAAATCAACGACTTTATCAACTCGCAACAGACACACGCAAGCGGTTACTTTCTTATAAAAATGTGCAAATTATCGCAGAGCATAGCCAAAGCCCAACAGTTAGCTTTACGATAAAAGATCAACATCATGCGGATGTTGCTACGATTCTGACAGAACAACAAATTGCACTGCGTAGTGGGGAACATTGTGCTAAGCCTTATTTACGTTATTTAGCGCAAACAGGAACGTTACGGCTATCCCTAGCACATTACAATACCGAGCAGGATCTTGAGCGATTTTTTAAGGCATTCGATTTTGCCTTAGATATTTTAGAAAATTAA